From a region of the Basfia succiniciproducens genome:
- a CDS encoding glycine zipper 2TM domain-containing protein, translating to MTSKIIKAVVIAALATSVSACGLHGQQRDTATGAVIGGVAGNIIGGNTVSTVAGAALGGVVGSQWNKHR from the coding sequence ATGACAAGTAAAATTATAAAAGCGGTTGTAATCGCCGCACTAGCAACTTCAGTTTCCGCTTGCGGACTTCACGGTCAACAACGTGATACCGCCACCGGCGCAGTTATCGGCGGTGTAGCAGGAAACATTATCGGCGGGAATACCGTCTCAACCGTGGCGGGCGCTGCACTTGGCGGTGTAGTGGGCAGCCAATGGAATAAACAT
- a CDS encoding TetR/AcrR family transcriptional regulator, translating into MKKNLNFVVKESITEALLRLMAKKNFDEINITAITELAGVSRISFYRNFDSKEDVLIKYMYVRAKELYKPFESQDVSVRDKLIGMFKSIEGMEDIINLLYAQNLSHIFLQYFNFVRGAKPEQENLDAYQNSIVVGVCFGALDEWIKRGRQETPEQMVDLLQNVIWGFVKE; encoded by the coding sequence ATGAAAAAAAATCTGAACTTTGTGGTAAAAGAGAGTATCACCGAAGCCTTATTGCGTTTAATGGCGAAAAAAAACTTCGATGAAATTAATATCACCGCAATTACCGAACTCGCCGGTGTAAGCCGCATTTCCTTTTACCGTAACTTTGATTCTAAAGAAGACGTACTGATTAAATATATGTACGTAAGAGCCAAAGAACTTTATAAACCCTTTGAAAGTCAAGATGTTAGCGTACGTGACAAATTAATCGGTATGTTCAAATCCATTGAGGGAATGGAAGATATTATCAATTTACTTTATGCACAAAATTTATCCCATATTTTTTTACAATATTTTAATTTTGTACGAGGCGCGAAACCCGAACAGGAAAATCTTGATGCCTATCAAAATTCTATTGTGGTGGGAGTTTGTTTTGGTGCGCTGGACGAATGGATTAAACGAGGCCGGCAGGAAACACCCGAACAAATGGTGGATTTATTGCAAAATGTGATTTGGGGCTTTGTGAAAGAATAG
- the cysE gene encoding serine O-acetyltransferase has product MLREVWNNIRNEAKELVEHEPVLASFFHSTILKHKNLGGALSYILANKLATSTMPAITLREIIEETYQDDPRIIDSAACDIHAVRQRDPAVGLWSTPLLYLKGFHAIQSYRITHHLWQQNRKSLAIYLQNQISVAFDVDIHPAARVGCGIMFDHATGIVVGETAVIENDVSILQGVTLGGTGKESGDRHPKIREGVMIGAGAKILGNIEVGKYAKIGANSVVLQPVPEYATAAGVPAKIISKDRSAKPAFDMNQYFIDDAEALNI; this is encoded by the coding sequence ATGTTACGTGAAGTCTGGAATAATATCCGCAATGAAGCAAAAGAACTTGTTGAACATGAGCCCGTTCTAGCCAGCTTCTTCCATTCCACTATTCTAAAACATAAAAATTTAGGCGGTGCATTGAGTTATATTTTAGCCAACAAATTGGCAACCTCTACCATGCCGGCAATTACTTTGCGTGAAATTATTGAAGAAACTTATCAAGACGACCCGCGTATTATCGACAGCGCCGCTTGCGACATTCATGCCGTGCGTCAACGTGACCCTGCAGTCGGTTTATGGTCGACGCCGTTACTTTATTTAAAAGGTTTTCATGCTATTCAGAGTTATCGTATTACTCATCATCTTTGGCAACAAAACCGCAAATCGCTTGCCATTTATCTGCAAAACCAGATTTCCGTGGCGTTTGACGTGGATATTCATCCGGCGGCGCGTGTGGGTTGCGGCATTATGTTTGACCATGCCACCGGCATTGTGGTGGGGGAAACCGCAGTAATTGAAAATGACGTATCTATTTTGCAGGGCGTAACCCTTGGCGGTACGGGGAAAGAATCCGGCGATCGCCACCCGAAAATCCGCGAGGGCGTGATGATTGGTGCGGGTGCGAAAATTTTAGGTAATATTGAAGTGGGTAAATACGCTAAAATCGGCGCTAATTCCGTGGTTTTGCAACCCGTACCGGAATATGCCACTGCAGCGGGTGTGCCGGCGAAGATTATCAGCAAAGACCGCAGTGCAAAACCGGCTTTTGATATGAACCAATATTTTATTGATGATGCGGAAGCTTTGAATATTTAG
- the gpsA gene encoding NAD(P)H-dependent glycerol-3-phosphate dehydrogenase codes for MSIQASPVTILGAGSYGTALAIALSRNGYPTYLWGHNPTACAQMAQERQNARFLPDISFPEVLRVESDLKSAVEKSKDLLIVVPSHVFGEVIQQIKPFLHNRHRIIWATKGLERGTGRLLQNLVEQELGSQYPLAVLSGPTFAKELAAGLPTAITLAAENEQFAKEFQARIHCSKHFRVYINNDMVGVQLGGAIKNVIAISAGMSDGMGFGANARTALITRGIAEISRLGVSLGANVNTFMGMSGLGDLVLTCTDNQSRNRRFGMMLGQGVDARTAMDEIGQVVEGYYNTKEAYMLAQKQSIEMPITEQIYQVLFCGKDAKEAATALLGRKSKVE; via the coding sequence ATGAGTATTCAGGCTTCTCCCGTGACAATTCTGGGCGCCGGTTCTTACGGAACAGCCCTGGCAATTGCCCTATCCCGCAACGGCTATCCCACTTATTTATGGGGACATAACCCGACGGCTTGCGCTCAAATGGCGCAAGAACGTCAAAATGCACGTTTTTTGCCCGATATTTCCTTTCCTGAAGTCTTACGGGTTGAATCCGATCTTAAAAGTGCGGTGGAAAAATCCAAAGATTTGTTAATTGTGGTGCCAAGCCATGTATTCGGTGAAGTGATTCAACAAATTAAGCCGTTTCTGCATAACCGGCACCGTATTATTTGGGCGACTAAAGGGTTGGAACGAGGCACGGGACGATTATTGCAAAATCTGGTGGAGCAGGAATTGGGTTCGCAATATCCTTTAGCCGTGTTATCTGGGCCGACTTTTGCCAAAGAACTTGCGGCAGGTTTACCAACGGCGATTACCCTGGCGGCGGAAAACGAACAATTTGCCAAAGAATTCCAAGCAAGAATTCATTGCAGCAAGCATTTTCGCGTGTACATCAATAATGATATGGTAGGTGTGCAACTGGGCGGCGCAATTAAAAATGTGATTGCCATTAGCGCGGGTATGTCGGACGGCATGGGATTCGGCGCCAACGCCCGTACCGCATTAATTACCCGCGGTATTGCGGAAATCAGCCGTTTAGGCGTATCCTTGGGGGCGAATGTAAATACGTTTATGGGTATGTCCGGCCTTGGAGATTTGGTATTAACCTGCACGGATAATCAATCAAGAAACCGTCGCTTCGGTATGATGCTCGGTCAAGGTGTGGATGCGCGAACGGCAATGGATGAAATCGGCCAGGTGGTAGAAGGCTATTACAACACCAAAGAGGCCTATATGCTGGCACAGAAGCAAAGCATTGAAATGCCGATAACGGAACAAATTTATCAGGTCCTATTTTGCGGGAAAGATGCCAAGGAGGCGGCAACCGCATTATTAGGACGTAAAAGCAAAGTTGAATAA
- the secB gene encoding protein-export chaperone SecB has product MAEENQTPATATEEQQAVLQIQRIYVKDISFEAPNLPHVFQQEWKPKLNFDLSTEAKQLGEDLYEVVLNISVETTLEDSGDLAFLCEVKQAGVFTISGLEDMQMAHCLTSQCPNMLFPYARELVSNLVNRGTFPALNLSPVNFDALFMEFLQRQEQESQNAESSTEVQH; this is encoded by the coding sequence ATGGCAGAAGAAAACCAAACTCCGGCAACAGCCACAGAAGAACAACAAGCGGTGTTACAAATTCAACGCATTTATGTGAAAGACATTTCATTTGAAGCGCCTAATCTCCCTCATGTTTTCCAACAGGAATGGAAACCAAAATTAAATTTTGATTTAAGTACGGAAGCAAAACAGTTAGGTGAGGATTTATACGAAGTCGTATTGAATATTTCCGTTGAAACCACTTTGGAAGATAGCGGTGATTTAGCCTTTTTATGCGAAGTGAAACAGGCGGGCGTATTTACCATTAGCGGTTTGGAAGATATGCAAATGGCTCATTGTTTAACTTCTCAATGTCCGAATATGCTTTTCCCTTATGCGCGCGAATTAGTGTCTAACTTGGTAAATCGCGGCACGTTCCCGGCATTAAATCTTTCTCCGGTAAACTTTGATGCGTTGTTTATGGAATTCTTACAACGTCAGGAACAAGAAAGTCAAAACGCCGAATCTTCGACCGAAGTGCAACATTAA
- a CDS encoding rhodanese-like domain-containing protein, with translation MEEFMPMATEFAKNHTLLIAAWVAIFVIVIFQLVKSFTSKVKILSNAEATSLINNEDAVVIDLRSIDEFKRGHIAGSLEFIPTDIKNRNLGKLEQHKDRHVILVCANGFTARSSAQLLTKQGFAHVYVLNEGIMGWKSQNLPLVK, from the coding sequence ATGGAAGAATTTATGCCGATGGCAACCGAGTTTGCCAAAAATCATACCCTTTTAATTGCAGCCTGGGTTGCAATTTTCGTAATTGTGATTTTTCAATTAGTAAAATCCTTTACCAGTAAAGTAAAAATCCTGTCAAATGCCGAAGCGACAAGCTTAATTAATAATGAAGATGCGGTGGTAATTGATTTACGCAGTATTGATGAGTTTAAGCGCGGACATATTGCAGGTAGTTTGGAGTTTATTCCGACCGATATCAAAAACCGGAATCTCGGCAAGCTTGAACAACATAAAGACCGTCATGTTATTTTAGTTTGTGCAAACGGTTTTACTGCACGTTCATCGGCGCAGCTTTTAACAAAACAGGGCTTCGCTCATGTTTATGTCTTAAATGAAGGCATTATGGGCTGGAAATCGCAAAATTTACCATTAGTTAAATAA
- a CDS encoding anaerobic C4-dicarboxylate transporter, which translates to MSAMFLIQFAIVLLCILMGARAGGIGLGVFGGLGLAILSFGFGLKPAGLPIDVMFMIMAVVSAAAAMQAAGGLDYMIKIATNILRRNPKYITFMAPAVTWLFTFLAGTGHVAYSVLPVIAEVARHNGVRPERPLSMAVIASQFAIVASPIAAAVVAVVAYLEPQGITLANVLSVTIPATLLGIFLACVFVNKIGVELKDDPEYQRRLQDPEYVKANHADVNMDEIQLKPTAKLSVGLFLLGALLVVVMGALPELRPSFDGKPMGMAHTIEIVMLTIGALIIFTCKPDGTEITRGSVFHAGMRAVIAIFGIAWLGDTLMQAHMDEVKGMVSGLVETAPWAFALALFILSILVNSQGATVATLFPLGIALGIPAPILIGVFVAVNGYFFIPNYGPIIASIDFDTTGTTRIGKFIFNHSFMLPGLLSMAFSLGFGLLFANMFL; encoded by the coding sequence ATGTCTGCAATGTTTCTTATTCAATTTGCCATAGTTTTACTATGTATCTTGATGGGTGCCCGTGCCGGCGGTATCGGTTTGGGTGTATTCGGCGGGTTAGGTTTGGCCATTTTATCCTTCGGATTCGGGCTGAAGCCGGCGGGCTTGCCAATCGACGTTATGTTTATGATCATGGCGGTAGTTTCCGCTGCAGCGGCAATGCAAGCGGCAGGCGGCTTGGACTATATGATCAAAATCGCAACCAATATTCTGCGCCGTAATCCGAAATATATTACCTTTATGGCGCCGGCGGTAACTTGGTTGTTCACTTTTCTTGCGGGTACCGGCCATGTTGCCTATTCCGTATTACCGGTTATCGCCGAAGTGGCCCGCCACAACGGCGTACGCCCCGAACGTCCGCTTTCAATGGCGGTAATCGCCTCACAATTCGCTATTGTGGCAAGTCCGATTGCCGCAGCGGTTGTTGCCGTGGTCGCTTATCTCGAACCGCAAGGCATTACACTGGCGAACGTATTAAGCGTAACTATTCCTGCAACGTTGTTAGGGATTTTCTTAGCCTGTGTCTTCGTCAATAAAATCGGCGTAGAACTAAAAGACGACCCTGAATATCAACGCCGTTTACAAGATCCGGAATACGTAAAAGCAAATCACGCCGACGTAAACATGGACGAAATTCAATTAAAACCGACTGCAAAATTATCCGTAGGTTTATTCCTGTTAGGTGCGTTATTAGTAGTTGTGATGGGTGCGTTACCGGAATTACGTCCTTCATTCGACGGCAAACCAATGGGAATGGCGCACACAATTGAAATCGTGATGCTAACTATAGGTGCATTGATCATTTTCACCTGTAAACCGGACGGTACCGAAATTACTCGCGGCTCCGTATTCCATGCCGGTATGCGTGCGGTAATCGCTATTTTCGGTATTGCATGGTTAGGCGATACATTAATGCAAGCGCATATGGACGAAGTGAAAGGAATGGTTTCCGGTTTGGTTGAAACCGCGCCTTGGGCATTCGCATTAGCGTTATTTATCTTATCAATCTTAGTAAACAGCCAAGGTGCGACAGTTGCAACCTTGTTCCCGCTAGGTATTGCGCTAGGTATTCCTGCGCCGATTTTAATCGGTGTATTTGTTGCGGTAAACGGTTACTTCTTCATCCCGAACTATGGTCCGATCATTGCATCAATCGACTTTGATACTACAGGTACAACGCGAATCGGTAAATTCATCTTTAACCACAGCTTCATGCTTCCGGGTTTATTAAGCATGGCGTTCAGCTTAGGTTTTGGTTTGTTATTCGCCAATATGTTCCTATAA